In one Notolabrus celidotus isolate fNotCel1 chromosome 1, fNotCel1.pri, whole genome shotgun sequence genomic region, the following are encoded:
- the LOC117812025 gene encoding calcium/calmodulin-dependent protein kinase type 1D-like isoform X1, with product MGRKEIICSWKKNTSNIKEVFEFMGKMGSGTFSEVYMVREKTTGHLYALKCLKKKHLIHSNLENEINVLRRIKHDHVVGLEDFYETRTHYYLVMQLVSGGELFDRIIDKGVYTEKDASRVIKQVLEAVSYLHENCIVHRDLKPENLLYYNDDENAKIMISDFGLSKAVEHGVMSTACGTPGYVAPEVLAQRPYNKVVDCWSIGVITYILLCGYPPFFEDNETRLFSKIMRAEYAFHSPFWDDISESAKDFIRNMMEKNPSKRFLTEQALRHPWIAENTAKDIDIYQSVCEQLGKNFAKSKWKRAFNAATVIHHMKKLSQSDSSPSPCSTPDLAVQLGSQDDLDVLEPCFDEPDTLDPNGNPVVPISNPDLTDNDSREVSSGSEDSLRPSKSVNAVAEGKDQAIQSGVCSVM from the exons ATGGGGCGGAAAGAGATCATCTGCAGCTGGAAGAAAAACACGAGTAACATCAAGGAAGTGTTCGAGTTCATGGGAAAGATGGGATC GGGGACATTTTCAGAGGTGTACATGGTGAGAGAGAAGACAACTGGACACCTGTACGCCCTGAAATGCTTGAAGAAGAAACACCTCATTCATAGCAATctggaaaatgaaatcaatGTTCTGAGAag GATAAAGCACGATCATGTGGTGGGACTGGAGGATTTCTATGAGACCCGAACACACTATTACCTCGTCATGCAACT ggttTCAGGCGGGGAGTTGTTTGATCGTATTATAGACAAAGGGGTTTACACGGAGAAGGATGCCAGCAGAGTGATCAAACAGGTGCTGGAGGCCGTCAGCTACCTGCACGAAAACTGCATCGTACACAGAGACTTAAAG cCGGAGAACCTGCTGTACTATAACGATGATGAGAATGCAAAGATCATGATCAGTGACTTCGGTCTGTCTAAGGCAGTGGAGCACGGCGTGATGTCCACAGCGTGCGGGACCCCAGGATACGTAG CCCCTGAGGTTTTGGCGCAGAGACCCTACAATAAAGTAGTGGACTGCTGGTCCATTGGAGTCATCACTTACATCCT ACTCTGCGGCTACCCTCCATTCTTCGAAGATAACGAGACTCGTCTGTTTTCAAAGATTATGAGAGCGGAGTACGCGTTTCATTCACCTTTCTGGGATGACATCTCTGAGTCAG CCAAAGACTTCATCAGAAATATGATGGAGAAGAACCCCAGCAAACGCTTCCTCACCGAACAGGCACTCAGGCATCCTTG GATTGCTGAAAACACAGCTAAGGACATCGACATTTATCAGTCTGTCTGTGAACAGCTGGGGAAGAACTTTGCCAAATCCAAGTGGAAG CGAGCGTTCAATGCGGCCACAGTGATCCATCACATGAAGAAACTGTCCCAGAGTGATTCCTCGCCCTCCCCCTGCTCCACGCCCGACCTAGCTGTACAGTTAGGCTCTCAGGACGACCTGGATGTGCTGGAACCCTGCTTCGATGAGCCCGACACTCTTGACCCTAATGGGAATCCTGTTGTACCCATCAGTAATCCTGATCTCACAGATAATGACTCGAGGGAAGTCAGCTCGGGGAGTGAAGATTCTCTCAGGCCATCGAAGAG TGTGAATGCTGTGGCTGAGGGAAAGGACCAAGCTATCCAGTCTGGAGTGTGTTCTGTCATGTGA
- the LOC117812025 gene encoding calcium/calmodulin-dependent protein kinase type 1G-like isoform X2 — translation MVREKTTGHLYALKCLKKKHLIHSNLENEINVLRRIKHDHVVGLEDFYETRTHYYLVMQLVSGGELFDRIIDKGVYTEKDASRVIKQVLEAVSYLHENCIVHRDLKPENLLYYNDDENAKIMISDFGLSKAVEHGVMSTACGTPGYVAPEVLAQRPYNKVVDCWSIGVITYILLCGYPPFFEDNETRLFSKIMRAEYAFHSPFWDDISESAKDFIRNMMEKNPSKRFLTEQALRHPWIAENTAKDIDIYQSVCEQLGKNFAKSKWKRAFNAATVIHHMKKLSQSDSSPSPCSTPDLAVQLGSQDDLDVLEPCFDEPDTLDPNGNPVVPISNPDLTDNDSREVSSGSEDSLRPSKSVNAVAEGKDQAIQSGVCSVM, via the exons ATGGTGAGAGAGAAGACAACTGGACACCTGTACGCCCTGAAATGCTTGAAGAAGAAACACCTCATTCATAGCAATctggaaaatgaaatcaatGTTCTGAGAag GATAAAGCACGATCATGTGGTGGGACTGGAGGATTTCTATGAGACCCGAACACACTATTACCTCGTCATGCAACT ggttTCAGGCGGGGAGTTGTTTGATCGTATTATAGACAAAGGGGTTTACACGGAGAAGGATGCCAGCAGAGTGATCAAACAGGTGCTGGAGGCCGTCAGCTACCTGCACGAAAACTGCATCGTACACAGAGACTTAAAG cCGGAGAACCTGCTGTACTATAACGATGATGAGAATGCAAAGATCATGATCAGTGACTTCGGTCTGTCTAAGGCAGTGGAGCACGGCGTGATGTCCACAGCGTGCGGGACCCCAGGATACGTAG CCCCTGAGGTTTTGGCGCAGAGACCCTACAATAAAGTAGTGGACTGCTGGTCCATTGGAGTCATCACTTACATCCT ACTCTGCGGCTACCCTCCATTCTTCGAAGATAACGAGACTCGTCTGTTTTCAAAGATTATGAGAGCGGAGTACGCGTTTCATTCACCTTTCTGGGATGACATCTCTGAGTCAG CCAAAGACTTCATCAGAAATATGATGGAGAAGAACCCCAGCAAACGCTTCCTCACCGAACAGGCACTCAGGCATCCTTG GATTGCTGAAAACACAGCTAAGGACATCGACATTTATCAGTCTGTCTGTGAACAGCTGGGGAAGAACTTTGCCAAATCCAAGTGGAAG CGAGCGTTCAATGCGGCCACAGTGATCCATCACATGAAGAAACTGTCCCAGAGTGATTCCTCGCCCTCCCCCTGCTCCACGCCCGACCTAGCTGTACAGTTAGGCTCTCAGGACGACCTGGATGTGCTGGAACCCTGCTTCGATGAGCCCGACACTCTTGACCCTAATGGGAATCCTGTTGTACCCATCAGTAATCCTGATCTCACAGATAATGACTCGAGGGAAGTCAGCTCGGGGAGTGAAGATTCTCTCAGGCCATCGAAGAG TGTGAATGCTGTGGCTGAGGGAAAGGACCAAGCTATCCAGTCTGGAGTGTGTTCTGTCATGTGA
- the LOC117811977 gene encoding LOW QUALITY PROTEIN: laminin subunit beta-3-like (The sequence of the model RefSeq protein was modified relative to this genomic sequence to represent the inferred CDS: inserted 1 base in 1 codon) has product MRIFLLLAAIAAVSQAQTDCSRGACYPPTNDLLLGRAHRLHATSTCGLTGSEVYCTPYQQRRMKCCPCDSRDPDGPLAHTIKEALGTAAPDRWWQSKKEVEPVTLQLDLDNLFQLDNLVLSFKGPRPSAFIVEKTLDNGATWKPALHLAADCRESFPGIPTATPVDLDQTYCYTLPPIGDNPYQDHTVQFSPLRQYAYVPVPNSEKIEGVSGITGLRVKLLELGEVPHIPGRALSKFYALKDMRVIGTCMCHGHANRCLHESSGYPQYNSIKVNHQCDCQHNTAGDHCERCADLYNDLPWRPAEEDDTHTCQRCECNNHAQRCHFDQDVYEASGRRSGGVCEKCLHHTTGPKCDQCAEGYQPNPRSQMDRPDACIRCICSVEGTINGGQCDDSSGDCLCKANVEGPRCDRCKRGYYGLSASDPLGCSKCSCSEDGSLSDACDPLTGQCLCRPHFHGRTCEVCSRGYWKPALSGTCEPCGCDPTRAYGDICNQATGQCECRPGFGGRRCTDCPPNSYGNPLVGCQPCKCNAEGTIPEMCDKTGACLCRPGVTGTRCDSCSKGHCDSFPACESCPSCYFTLDSQRQNYSLRLEKFTPGFPFPPGGTGGGDPANFGPRIRTMEATLNQIKDSLALPTVSSKQIDDALAELDKLGAELDKINDNLPPLEKTPGLDSELDKLKALLDRLNVEYRDKKAAVDNTISPDNSGAFNAIKNAYDESTDAAKKVDDTKDPLKESSDNRDETKDLYNTVQPANTKDLDKLNKDMATKPNLTPVAKEVCGSVRTEPCTPLRCDGGDLCPPPGTPLCKKGEKCVGALPLGKKADADADDVKDKVDKLTEKITDAAEKLQDAQEKTNQVRETVEKLSNGMKXARDDLEGDLQETRDVVKELRDFLEDPASNLTHIKEVSDWILNTKPPQSIPDLNKKMEELKNLADNLPDSTSVLNDAQPQLDTAKKLLDDAKKARDTALGVKGDVDNVLTGLGTVENSMTDLEEKLQDSMDKIDDLNRDLSNAQDQITPAEETLDDVTKLIAPLKPQLDDLKKLLDKIRPTAEGAQDDAQDALTEAEDGKKDLDPLEDKLKLLKDKAAGTLPGEELGLVGDRLAALKENAGNLANTTNDMLKDLEGKADSLKTLQDEILQKSTKLEGLDTRVEELLAKIRKKAHDLRTCQG; this is encoded by the exons AGGTGGAACCAGTCACTCTCCAGTTGGACCTCGACAACCTGTTTCAACTGGACAACCTGGTGCTCAGTTTTAAG GGTCCTCGTCCCAGTGCCTTCATCGTAGAGAAGACTCTAGATAACGGAGCAACATGGAAGCCTGCGCTTCACTTGGCTGCAGACTGTCGAGAGTCTTTTCCTGGCATACCAACAGCAACCCCTGTTGACCTGGATCAAACATACTGCTACACACTGCCCCCTATTGGAGATAATCCGTACCAAGACCACACA GTCCAGTTCAGTCCTCTGCGTCAGTACGCTTATGTTCCAGTTCCCaacagtgaaaaaattgaaG GTGTGTCAGGGATCACAGGGCTGagagtgaagctgctggagctcGGAGAAGTCCCTCATATTCCAGGCAGAGCTCTCAGTAAGTTTTACGCCCTGAAGGACATGAGGGTGATCGGCACCTGCATGTGCCACGGACACGCCAACAGATGTCTGCATGAAAGCTCCGGCTACCCACAGTACAACAGCATAAAG GTGAATCATCAGTGCGACTGCCAGCATAACACAGCAGGTGACCACTGTGAGCGTTGTGCTGACCTCTACAACGATCTGCCCTGGAGGCCTGCAGAGGAAGATGACACCCATACCTGCCAAC GCTGCGAGTGTAACAACCATGCCCAGCGCTGTCACTTTGACCAGGATGTGTACGAGGCCAGTGGACGCAggagtggaggtgtgtgtgagaaatgTCTGCACCACACCACAGGTCCAAAGTGTGACCAGTGTGCCGAAGGATACCAGCCGAACCCCCGCAGCCAAATGGACCGCCCTGACGCCTGCATAC GTTGTATTTGCAGTGTAGAGGGGACGATAAATGGAGGCCAGTGTGATGACAGCTCAGGTGACTGTCTGTGCAAAGCTAATGTTGAAGGTCCCCGCTGTGACCGCTGTAAGAGAGGATACTACGGCCTGAGTGCCTCCGACCCTCTGGGCTGCTCCA AGTGTTCCTGCTCAGAGGACGGCTCGCTGTCAGATGCTTGTGACCCGCTCACCGGACAGTGTCTCTGCCGTCCCCACTTCCACGGGCGGACCTGTGAAGTGTGCTCTAGAGGCTACTGGAAACCAGCCCTGTCTGGAACCTGCGAACCATGTGGCTGTGACCCCACCAGGGCATATGGTGACATCTGTAACCAG gCGACGGGTCAGTGCGAGTGCAGACCAGGTTTTGGAGGCAGAAGATGCACCGATTGTCCACCCAACTCCTACGGAAACCCTCTGGTTGGCTGCCAAC cctgtAAGTGCAATGCTGAAGGAACCATTCCAGAAATGTGCGACAAGACTGGCGCCTGTTTGTGTCGACCCGGCGTCACAGGGACTCGCTGTGACTCCTGCAGCAAAGGACACTGTGACTCGTTCCCCGCCTGCGAGTCCTGTCCCTCCTGTTACTTCACCCTGGActctcagagacagaactaCAGTTTGCGTTTGGAGAAATTCACCCCCGGCTTCCCTTTTCCTCCTGGAGGCACTGGTGGTGGTGACCCTGCTAACTTTGGGCCCCGTATCCGCACCATGGAGGCCACTCTGAACCAGATCAAAGACTCCCTGGCACTTCCAACTGTTAGCTCTAAACAGATTGATGATGCTCTCGCTGAACTGGACAAGCTCGG GGCCGAGCTGGACAAGATTAATGATAATCTTCCACCTCTGGAAAAGACTCCTGGTCTGGACTCAGAGCTGGACAAACTGAAGGCTCTGCTGGACCGCCTCAATGTGGAGTACAGAGACAAGAAGGCTGCCGTGGACAACACCATCAGCCCTGACAACTCAG GAGCTTTCAACGCCATCAAGAACGCTTACGACGAATCTACAGATGCAGCTAAAAAAGTGGACGACACCAAAGACCCACTGAAGGAGTCATCTGATAACAGAGACGAGACTAAGGATCTTTACAACACGGTGCAGCCAGCCAACACCAAAGACCTGGACAAACTGAACAAGGACATGGCCACCAAACCGAACCTCACGCCTGTGGCCAAAGAG gTGTGTGGCAGTGTCCGCACAGAGCCCTGCACCCCTCTGAGGTGTGACGGCGGAGACCTGTGCCCACCACCGGGGACGCCTCTGTGTAAGAAGGGAGAGAAGTGTGTTGGCGCCCTGCCTCTGGGCAAGAAGGCAGACGCTGATGCTGATGACGTGAAAGACAAAGTTGACAAACTGACTGAGAAGATCACAGATGCGGCAGAGAAg CTCCAGGATGCGCAGGAGAAAACCAATCAGGTGCGAGAGACCGTAGAGAAGCTGTCCAATGGAATGA AGGCCAGAGATGATCTGGAGGGAGACTTACAGGAGACTCGTGATGTTGTGAAAGAGCTCAGAGACTTCCTGGAAG ACCCGGCCTCCAACCTGACGCACATCAAGGAGGTGAGCGACTGGATCCTGAACACCAAGCCACCCCAGAGCATCCCTGATCTGAACAAAAAGATGGAAGAGCTGAAGAATCTGGCAGATAATCTGCCGGACAGCACGTCTGTGTTAAATGACGCACAGCCTCAACTGGACACTGCCAAGAAACTCCTGGACGACGCAAAGAAGGCCAG GGACACGGCACTGGGAGTAAAGGGAGACGTGGACAATGTGCTGACAGGTCTGGGCACAGTGGAGAACTCGATGACTGACCTGGAGGAAAAACTGCAGGACAGCATGGACAAGATCGACGACCTAAACAGAGACCTGTCAAAT GCTCAGGACCAGATAACTCCAGCAGAGGAGACACTGGATGATGTAACAAAACTGATTGCGCCATTAAAACCTCAGCTGGACGACCTCAAAAAACTGCTGGACAAAATACGACCGACAGCAGAGGGTGCACAGGACGATGCACAAGACGCTTTAACAGAAGCAGAGGATGGGAAGAAG gacTTGGACCCTCTGGAGGATAAGCTGAAGCTTCTTAAGGATAAGGCTGCAGGCACTCTGCCGGGTGAAGAACTGGGGCTGGTCGGGGATCGACTGGCGGCGCTGAAGGAGAATGCTGGAAATTTGGCCAACACGACCAACGACATGTTGAAAGATCTTGAAG GTAAGGCAGATTCCCTGAAGACACTGCAGGACGAGATCCTCCAGAAGTCAACAAAGCTTGAAGGACTTGATACTAGGGTCGAAGAACTGTTGGCAAAAATTCGAAAGAAAGCCCACGACCTTAGGACCTGCCAGGGCTAA